The following coding sequences lie in one Zingiber officinale cultivar Zhangliang chromosome 2B, Zo_v1.1, whole genome shotgun sequence genomic window:
- the LOC122047942 gene encoding ribosome biogenesis regulatory protein homolog produces MESEKFQVDLGNLMAFDPAHHFESIPSSREELTKACLEKGTELVQAIANVLFALPSTEDRDGPIVRLPQPTTKLPREKHFPKPKPPTKWELFAKTKGIKPRKKGKRAFDEQTGAWKRLHGYDRVNDDKDIPIIEAKLTDEPGEDPFSKRKAEKKKRVEKQEKNRLGNLKQAAKAGALPSHIQLAATALPITGTRTDVPRKSSKEELENVAGMAATATASGGKFDRKLSGEKPLKHAGKHRKFLPVVEGKGMSSQEQKQTAKILEQLMSRSSNDILDVKKAVTIFNVKKEKKRKMEKDRERSSTASKLKPKKQSLKKSSKKH; encoded by the exons ATGGAGTCGGAGAAGTTTCAGGTCGACTTGGGAAACCTTATGGCATTTGATCCCGCTCACCATTTCGAATCCATCCCCTCTTCTCG GGAGGAGCTAACCAAGGCGTGTCTAGAGAAAGGCACGGAGCTAGTCCAAGCCATAGCcaatgttctttttgcacttcCATCTACTGAGGATCGTGATGGTCCCATTGTTCGTTTGCCGCAGCCCACAACCAAGCTTCCCAGGGAAAAACAT TTCCCGAAACCCAAGCCTCCTACGAAGTGGGAATTGTTTGCTAAAACGAAAG GTATAAAGCCGCGGAAGAAAGGGAAGCGTGCTTTTGATGAACAAACTGGTGCTTGGAAAAGGCTTCATGGTTATGATCGGGTAAATGATGATAAAGATATACCAATCATCGAGGCCAAATTGACAGATG AGCCAGGAGAAGATCCGTTTAGCAAAAGAAAGGCTGAAAAGAAGAAACGAGTTGAAAAACAAGAGAAGAATCGGTTGGGAAACCTTAAGCAAGCTGCAAAAGCTGGTGCCCTTCCAAG TCACATACAACTGGCTGCAACAGCATTGCCCATAACAGGAACTCGTACAGATGTGCCACGAAAATCGAGCAAAGAAGAACTTGAAAATGTAGCTGGGATGGCAGCAACAGCAACAGCAAGTGGTGGGAAATTTGACCGAAAGCTTTCAGGAGAAAAACCTCTCAAGCATGCTGGGAAGCATCGGAAG TTTCTCCCTGTCGTCGAAGGCAAGGGGATGAGTTCGCAAGAGCAGAAGCAAACAGCCAAAATTCTTGAGCAGCTGATGTCTAGAAGCTCTAATGACATACTCGACGTCAAAAAG GCTGTTACAATCTTCAAcgtgaagaaggaaaagaaacgaAAGATGGAAAAGGATAGAGAGAGATCTTCTACAGCCAGCAAGCTTAAGCCCAAAAAGCAGTCTCTCAAGAAATCATCAAAGAAACACTAA
- the LOC122047941 gene encoding L-type lectin-domain containing receptor kinase SIT2-like, which yields MCQSTFLLRRRLLLLLLLLHRRLSAGIATGAGDDFTFNGFRGANLTLDGTATITPGGLLKLTNNTRQMKGHAFYPSPIQFRAPLNGSVVSFSATFAFATILKDRYIGGNGLALVISRSDNFSGALGSQYLGLFNPNNNGNATNHVFAVELDTIYNPDVQDIDDNHVGIDINGVASNVSVPAGYFSDDTGVFQNLSLVGERVMQAWVEYDAESLQLNVTVARVPMAKPRRPLLSTTIDLSSVFLGSMFIGFSASTGSYQTAHYVLGWSFKINGTARALDYSLLPSLPRTKSNHRSRLLAIGISLTSAGIVLAIAGVVALVVKRRIKYAELLEDWEREYGPHRFSYKDLFDATGGFTEENSLGYGGFGRVYRGILPRAKVEVAVKKVSHESRQGMKEFIAEIVSLGRLRHRNLVRLLGYCRRKGELLLVYDYMPNGSLDKFLYDQFRPSLDWASRFKIIKGVASGLLYLHEDWEQMVIHRDVKASNVMLDGEMKGRLGDFGLARLYDHGSDPQTTHIVGTMGYLAPEMMRTGRASAATDVFAFGTFLLEVACGRRPVDWVADVDELVLLEWVLENWRKGSILQTMDTKLGKEFVAEEVELVLKLGLLCSHPLPAARPTMRRVVEYLEGSSPLPELTATYLSFKKIALLHSNSYKDYMPQYPSSSSVASAPPITGVRQHST from the coding sequence ATGTGTCAGAGCACTttcctcctccgccgccgcctcctcctcctcctcctgttgctccaccGCCGTCTCTCAGCTGGAATCGCCACCGGCGCTGGAGATGACTTCACCTTCAATGGATTCCGGGGGGCGAACCTCACGCTCGACGGCACCGCCACGATTACTCCCGGCGGCCTCTTGAAGCTCACCAACAACACGAGGCAGATGAAAGGCCACGCCTTCTACCCGTCGCCGATTCAATTCCGGGCTCCCCTTAACGGCTCCGTCGTCTCCTTCTCCGCCACTTTCGCCTTTGCCACGATCCTCAAAGACAGGTACATCGGCGGCAACGGGCTCGCCCTCGTGATCTCCCGCTCCGACAACTTCTCCGGCGCCTTGGGGAGTCAGTACTTGGGCCTCTTCAATCCCAACAACAACGGCAACGCCACCAACCACGTCTTCGCCGTCGAGCTCGACACCATCTACAATCCTGATGTCCAGGATATCGACGACAACCACGTCGGGATCGACATCAACGGCGTGGCGTCCAACGTTTCCGTCCCCGCCGGCTACTTCTCCGACGATACTGGTGTTTTCCAGAACTTGAGCCTTGTCGGCGAGCGAGTCATGCAAGCGTGGGTGGAATATGATGCAGAGAGCTTGCAGCTTAATGTTACCGTGGCTCGAGTTCCAATGGCGAAGCCGAGAAGGCCGCTGTTATCGACGACGATCGATCTTTCGTCGGTGTTCTTGGGTTCAATGTTCATCGGATTCTCTGCTTCCACTGGTTCGTATCAAACTGCTCATTATGTCCTCGGCTGGAGCTTCAAGATCAACGGCACGGCGCGAGCTCTCGACTACTCGTTGCTCCCGTCTCTCCCTCGGACCAAATCCAATCACAGATCCAGGCTTTTGGCGATCGGAATTTCACTGACTTCCGCCGGAATTGTTTTGGCGATCGCCGGCGTCGTGGCGTTGGTGGTGAAACGAAGGATCAAGTACGCGGAGCTTCTGGAGGACTGGGAAAGGGAATACGGTCCTCACAGGTTCTCCTACAAGGACCTGTTCGATGCCACCGGCGGCTTCACAGAGGAAAATTCGCTTGGCTACGGCGGTTTTGGCAGGGTATACCGGGGAATTTTGCCGAGGGCCAAAGTGGAAGTGGCAGTGAAGAAGGTGTCTCACGAGTCAAGGCAGGGAATGAAGGAGTTCATCGCAGAGATCGTTAGCCTCGGCCGTCTCCGGCACCGGAACCTTGTCCGGTTGCTGGGCTACTGCCGGCGAAAGGGGGAGCTCCTCTTGGTCTACGACTACATGCCCAATGGTAGCCTCGACAAGTTTCTGTACGATCAGTTCCGGCCATCTCTCGATTGGGCGTCGAGGTTTAAGATCATCAAAGGCGTGGCGTCAGGCCTGCTCTATCTCCACGAGGACTGGGAGCAGATGGTGATCCACAGGGACGTCAAGGCCAGCAATGTAATGCTCGACGGCGAGATGAAGGGAAGATTAGGCGACTTTGGGTTGGCGAGGCTTTACGACCATGGCTCCGATCCGCAAACCACCCACATAGTTGGAACCATGGGCTACCTCGCGCCGGAGATGATGCGGACAGGGCGGGCCTCGGCTGCGACCGACGTGTTCGCCTTCGGGACCTTCCTTTTGGAGGTTGCGTGCGGGCGGAGACCGGTGGATTGGGTCGCCGATGTCGACGAACTAGTGCTGTTGGAATGGGTGCTGGAGAATTGGCGCAAGGGGTCAATACTTCAGACAATGGATACCAAGTTGGGGAAGGAGTTCGTGGCGGAGGAGGTGGAGCTGGTGTTGAAGCTTGGGCTGCTCTGCTCGCATCCGCTGCCCGCGGCGAGGCCAACTATGCGTCGAGTCGTCGAGTATTTGGAGGGGAGCTCGCCGCTGCCGGAGCTGACAGCAACTTACTTGAGCTTCAAAAAGATAGCACTGCTGCACAGTAACAGTTATAAGGATTATATGCCACAGTATCCATCGTCGTCTTCAGTGGCTTCGGCACCTCCAATCACCGGAGTTCGACAGCACAGTACATAA
- the LOC122049681 gene encoding protein GOS9-like encodes MVGPSLNLNVDVNKCFSGLWKSWRRPNTDVERLKKEMEKLKAKRNDIKSKIEEAKRGSNLATAEAKQWQRDLESLEDQVAAIFEDFTRITFHDNIKIGAWGGSGEQRFDIGGSAFQITRVRLHAGVVVDSLEVSYVDDRNKVATSRAGGSGGKFHEFELRDGEYINWMVGSVREYNGETCITQLEFRTNLGKQHGPFGAAGSNRFTVPVKDGRVVGFFGRYTKYVNKIGVYLAPN; translated from the exons ATGGTTGGCCCCAGCTTAAATCTCAACGTAGACGTCAACAAGTGCTTCAGCGGGTTATGGAAATCCTGGCGTCGGCCCAACACCGACGTCGAGAGGTTGAAGAAAGAGATGGAAAAGCTGAAAGCTAAACGGAACGACATCAAAAGCAAGATCGAAGAAGCCAAGCGCGGAAGCAACCTCGCAACTGCCGAAGCCAAGCAGTGGCAGCGTGACCTGGAATCACTGGAAGACCAAGTGGCTGCCATCTTTGAGGATTTCACACGCATCA CTTTTCATGATAACatcaaaattggggcatggggaGGCAGCGGAGAACAGAGATTTGACATCGGTGGATCTGCCTTCCAAATCACAAGGGTCAGACTCCACGCAGGAGTCGTCGTCGACAGTTTGGAGGTCTCCTACGTCGACGATCGTAATAAAGTCGCGACGAGCAGAGCAGGCGGCAGTGGTGGTAAATTCCACGAGTTTGAACTGCGGGATGGTGAATATATCAACTGGATGGTTGGGTCCGTCCGTGAATACAACGGCGAAACTTGCATCACTCAGCTGGAATTCAGGACCAATTTGGGGAAGCAGCATGGGCCTTTTGGAGCAGCAGGTAGCAACAGATTCACAGTTCCGGTCAAGGATGGCCGCGTTGTTGGATTCTTTGGCCGGTACACCAAATATGTAAATAAGATCGGAGTCTATTTAGCTCCTAATTAA